In Campylobacter massiliensis, the DNA window GAACTTTTATCTTCTCGTTTTCTTCGCGAAGCGGTATCGTGTCTGTCACCACTAGCTCGTCTAGCGCGCTATCAGCGAGGTTTTCGTAGGCTTTGCCAGAAAGCACCGCATGCGTGCAGCACGCCATCACCGAGGTTGCGCCGCGCTCTTTAAAGACCTTTGCCGCCTTTACTATCGTGCCGCCCGTATCGATCATATCATCGACCAAGATCACGTCCTTGCCCGCCACGTCGCCGATTACGTTCATTACTTCGCTCTCGTTAGCTTTTTCGCGGCGTTTATCGACGATGACGATATCGAGATTTAGGGCTTTTGCGACGCTTCTAGCGCGCGCGACGCCGCCGATATCGGGGCTAGCGATGATAGGATTTTTGAGATTTTTATTTTTGACGTGGTCGTTAAAGATGATCGAGCCGTAGAGGTTATCGACCGGGATGTCGAAAAAGCCCTGAATTTGGCCCGCATGAAGGTCGATCGTGACGACGCGGTCGATGCCCGCCGTTTGCATCATATTTGCCACGAGTTTTGCCGTGATAGGCACGCGAGGAGCGGCTTTGCGGTCTTGGCGCGCATAGCCGAAATACGGAACCACCGCCGTTATTGAGCTAGCCGAGCTGCGCTTAAGTGCGTCGGTTAGGATCAAAAGTTCCATCAAATTTACGTTTGCCGGCGCGCACGTAGGCTGGACGATGAAAATATCCTTGCCGCGTACGCTCTCGCCGATCTGCACGCTGATCTCGCCGTCGCTAAAGCGCTTGATCGTGGCTTCGCTGAGCGGAAGCGATAAATAATGCGAAATTTTCTTTGAAAACGCCGGATTTGCGGTACCCGAAAAGATTTTGTAACCTCTCATAACGATTAACCTTTATAAAATTTTTATCTAATTTTACCGAACTAAAACTTAAATTCGTAGATTTTTGCAGACGAATTTTTTCTTTCGTCGGCTTGCGTTTCGGTTTTTAACGCGCTAGTTCGGGCTATCCGCGAACTATTATTTTAAAAAAATCGCGACGCCGACCGCCTCGAGGAGACTATTTTTTAGGCAAATTTTACCTCTACTTTTAAAATATCGCGAATTTATCTCGCGTCAAATTTGCCCTTAGAAACGGCAATCTTGAAAACGTGAAAATTTAAGCCTCGCTAGAGTTTGGCGTCAAATTTGACCGAGCCAAATTTAGCATTTTTGCGGTGCGGGTCTGGCCGCGTCAAATTTGCCCAAAAAACCTTTGCCGCAAGCAAGACGAACAAGCAAGAACGCGGATAAAATAAACAACCGCAACCGCGCAAATTTAGTCCGCCACGCCCATCATCACGCTTGAGTATTCGCCCTGTTTGACGTCCGTTTTTTCGGGCTTTTTAACGACCATCCTATCCTCTGCCAGTCCCGCCTGCGCTAGGGCCGCTTTGATAGCCTGGGCTCTTGCGTTAGCGAGATCTAGCAGCTGCTCTTTTTTCACCTCGATGCCTTTTAGCGCAGCCTCCCGCAGCGCCTTTTCGTCGCTACTTTTTTCTTTAGGAGCCAGCGATGCGAGCGCTCCTGAGTAGTCCTTGCCCGTTTGCGCCATCGTTTGACTGATTTTTTCGTTTAGTTTCGCATTTTTTAGCGCCGTTACGTCCACGTCCGAGTAAGCAGGCGTGATGCTTAGCTTCATCTTGGGTTTTGCCGTCGTTAGCTTGATAAAGTCGGCTATCTTGACCTGCTCGGATACGATTAACTCGGCATTTGCGGGCATAAAGTCGATAGTGTTTAGATCCTGGCTACTTAGGCCTAGCGCACTGCCCAGAAATCTAAACGGAGCTAGTGTGATATCGGCAAATAGCTTCTTAATAGCCTCCCAAACGATGCCGCCGTATTTAAAGTCTGGGTCGTTTAGATCGCCCGTCACCGGCAGATCGATGTTTATCTGATTGTTTTGATCGCTCAGGATCGAGATAGCAAGCGATAGAGGCAATTTTACCGCATCTTTTGACTCGACTTTTTCGCCTAGAGTGAGCGTGTCTAGATTTACGACGTTGCTACCGTTTAGCTTAGAGTCCCTAACATCGTAGTTTAGAGTCAAATTTAGCTTGCCTTTTTCTATCTTATAGCCCAAAAACTGCCCGCTATAAGGCGTCACGTCGACTAGATCGATGTCTTTAAAGCCGAGCTTAACCTCCGTGCTTTTTTTAGGATCGTACGGCAGCAGCTTGAGCCCGATTTTGCTAAAGCCGCTCTTGCCGACTATGCCCTCAAAGGTACCCATCGTCGGGCGAGTGCTGTCGATATCCATCAGCACGCCTTCTAGCTTGGTGATCTTAGTCGCAAACGGCATAAATAGCGACGCGTCGGAGAAGTCTACGTCGCCGTTTTCTACGAGGATGTTCTTGATAGCGAAGTCAAATTCGCCCTCTTTTTTCTGCTGTTTTGCTGCCTCTGCGGCCTTTTCGTTTTTAGAGGCGGATTGTTTCGCGTCTGCATTTTGAGCGCTCTCGCCCTCGCTCTTTTTCACGAGGCGACTTAGGTTAAATTCGCGCTCTTTATTTAGATGCGTCTTTAAAAACGGCGCGCTCAGAGTCACGCGCTCTAAATTTAAGAAATTTTTCGCAAACGAAATTTTAGATAGTTTGAGGTTTTTAAAGGCAAAAACCTTATCGCCGGAGCCGTCCGCAAGCTCGATGTTTGCGATGTTTGCCTTACCGCTTACGGAGGCGTCCGCGGCGTATTTTACGTTTAGCTCGGCATTTAGCTCGCCGCTTTTTAGGCTCGCGTCCA includes these proteins:
- a CDS encoding ribose-phosphate pyrophosphokinase translates to MRGYKIFSGTANPAFSKKISHYLSLPLSEATIKRFSDGEISVQIGESVRGKDIFIVQPTCAPANVNLMELLILTDALKRSSASSITAVVPYFGYARQDRKAAPRVPITAKLVANMMQTAGIDRVVTIDLHAGQIQGFFDIPVDNLYGSIIFNDHVKNKNLKNPIIASPDIGGVARARSVAKALNLDIVIVDKRREKANESEVMNVIGDVAGKDVILVDDMIDTGGTIVKAAKVFKERGATSVMACCTHAVLSGKAYENLADSALDELVVTDTIPLREENEKIKVLSVAPIFGEVIRRVYHNESVNSLFD